Part of the Opisthocomus hoazin isolate bOpiHoa1 chromosome 5, bOpiHoa1.hap1, whole genome shotgun sequence genome, GGGTTTAAGAGAATCCGGataataaaatgctttttccccTCGAGTTTGCTGCACTCTCACTTATTTCTAAGCTTATTGTTagctccctctttctctctggtGTTTTTGACCTGTGCTGACGAGTACAGCTTGTTGCTTGTTTCCCTTAGCCATTGATTAGGGATTTGAGAGTAGTCGGTGACACAAGGAAGCAGAGTGCTTGAGGAGGATGTGAAAGTGGCTCCAGGGCTTAGGACCAGAGGAGGGTTAGGTGGGAAGAAAGTGTTGGAGGTCTCTGTCCACCCCTCACTCCAAGCAGGGCCACCCTCGCAGACGTATCACATCGTGCGGGGCCTTGTCTAGGCAAGCGTTAACCATCTCTGGAGATGGAGGCAGCACATCTTCTGCCACAGGGTTTTCTTCCCCCCTGCAAAATGTCTCCTGGATTGCAGGGATGATGTCTGTGATGTAAAAGCTACGTCACTTCTGTTGGCAATGAAACAAAATCTCCAGAAGTTACTTGCGGGAAGActatctccctccctccctgcaggtaCTGGGCATTGCCTGGCAAAGGAAGCGTGCTCAGAAATGGGACTCACACAACTGGTTGCTAACGTTGGGGTGAGGAAAGATCCTCAAGCCAGGAGATAGTTTAAAGTACTAAAGGGACCAGTGTGCACCCTGCTTCTACTGATGTCTTCCTTAACATCTGCAAATCTCAGCTTAGGAACCCACCTCTGAACTTCTGGTCTCTGCCCTGTCTTTGTCACTGATGAGACTTTCCTTTTGGTCTCTCCTCACAGATTTGTAAGACCCAGGAGTCCAAGGTGGCTGCCTCATACTGCAGCCCTGCAGTGCCGGTCCACTTCAACATCCAGCAGGACTGTGGGCATTTTGTGGCCTCTGTCCCCTCCAGCATGCTGCTGGCCTCAGATGTGGGGAAAAGCATGCCTGGGGAAGGCCTCCATCCCTCCCGCACTGCCAGTGAGCATGACTGTGTGGTGGTCATTACACGGGAGGTGCCGAGTCAGACCACCGCCGACTTCGTGAGGGACTCAGTGATGTTGCACCAAGCTAAGCCTGAGCTGTATGAACGTCGTGTTTGCTTCTTGCTCCTCCAGCTCTGCAATGGCCTAGAGCATCTCAAAGAGCATGGCATCATCCATCGTGACCTGTGCCTGGAGAACCTCCTGCTTGTCCCCTGCAAGCCCCCCATGAGCTGTGTGAAAGCCAAAGACGACAAACACTTACCCCGCCTCATCATCAGCAATTTTTTGAAAGCCAAGCAGAAGCCAGGAACTGGAGACTCCAAACTGAAGAAGAGTCAGGCCCGGCTGGCCCCGGAGATTGTGTCGGCTTCTCAGTACAAGAAATTTGACGAGTTTCAGACTGGTATTCTCATCTATGAGCTGCTGCACCAGCCCAACCCCTTCGAGGAGAAGGTGCACCTCAGGGAGCAGGAGTACAGCCCTGAGgacctccctgctctgcccagcctgtcCATCTACTCCcgggggctccagcagctggcCCACCTGCTGCTGGAAGCAGATCCCATCAAGCGTGTGCGGATCACCGAGGCCAAGCGGATGCTGCAGTGTCTGCTTTGGGGGCCACGGAAAGACCTCACcgagcagcccctcagccacgAGGAAGCCCTCCGCCGGGTGCTGCAGAACTGGGTGGACATGAAACGTGCCCTGCTCATGATGAAGTTCGCGGAGAGGGCTGTGGACACGGAGCGGAGCGTTGAACTGGAGGACTGGCTGTGCTGCCAGTACTTAGCGTCTGCTGAGCCGTCCTCCCTCTCGCACACATTAAaactgctgcagctcctctgacCGTGGACGTGTCTCAGAGGCAGCTGAGGGCTCCTGGCTGCCTCGCGGCTGGAAGTACCCAACCCCTTTGTACGTGAGAGGCTTCACTCTCAGCTGTGAATGCACGTGCAGCTCCTGCCCCATGCTCCCGTCAGAGTGCACAGGGCATGTTTAGTACCCTCAGCACTGTTAATTTGCGAGCAGGCAAAACTGGGAACCTACCCCTATTttggggctcttttttttttttcatatggtaAGCCTGTGGACTAATAAACTCCtacctgtgtgtgtgcatgtttctAATGAACACAGTGTATGTGAGTAGATGTCTGCAGCTGTGGGACAGTCCTTTGATCTCCACCCCCTCCTAAAGCATCAGAGCCTCTTTGCCCAGGAACACCACCGCTCTCCAGAGCGGGCGGCAGGGCTGAGCGGttggctgctgctcctggggAGCAGGAGCAATTTGTGTAATGCTCCTTTGCATGGGAGGACCAGGAGGGGCTTTCAAATTCACATCTTCTGTGGGTTTTGGCATCcattttgcttcttgctttaaaaacaaaaattactgcTTGTTTCTGTGTATCAGCTGTGTTTTCCGCTGTGTACAACTCAGTATCAGCTGCCTATTACCTTCGTTCGATACCGATACGGCATGGCTTTCCTCCCTAGTGGTGCAGCCGTGCAGGCTGGTGGTGGTGAAAGGGTGAGAGGGAGCCCAGGATGGGTCTGTTCGTGAGGATGATGCTGCATGCTGGGAATTACCCCTTGTAAAGTTAATGAAATGGAAAATCCCCAGTTCACCTCCAAGGCCTTAGGGGGGAAGTCAGGGCCGGGTTGCTttgccttccccatccctccagctGCCTCCCTTCACCTGGGAATTCATCTGTCCCCTGTGTCTAGCATTTATTTAACCCCTTTAACGAGAGATGAGCTGGCATGTGAAAGGCCAGGGCCACTAGCCTGTGGTCTGGGAGGGTCTTATTGCTGCTGGTGTTTGAGTTAGGAATGCATAGGACTTGGTGTACTGCGAACACGCTCCTCCAACACATGCtaggcaagagcagcaggatggAAGAGGGAGAAGCTAGCCTAGCTCCTTCCGCCCCGTTTACCTCCATCCAGATGTAATAGGAGCCACCCAGCTTGGCAgagaggctgtgctgctgctcagaaaaAATGATTTTCCAAAAGGTTGTGGGCTGCTTTTACTCTCTTCCACCCGAATACGAGGCAGAGatgagctgccctgctcctggcagcagtTCTGCAGCAGTTGGAGAAGGGGTAGGTCTGGGACACATGGAGAGAGCCTAACATCAGCTTAGCTGAGACAGGATGCCACTAGCTGAGCTAACCCCTCCCAGCTCAAAATGGGGAGAAATTCACGAGCGCTTTCCTCCAGCCTTGATTCACCTCCAGATCCAGCCTGCTCTTGGGGGAATTTTAATTCCCCAGTTCTTTTGACACTTTGTACACTTTCTGTGAATCTTTTCCAGGCTTCTCACCTggatttttttatctgtttggCTGTGGTTGCTGCTGATGGGAGGGGATGGTTCCTTGGCTGGGCACCCATTTGCAATGAATTTCCCGCGATCCCCTTAGGGAAGAGGCTGTGCACGTCCCTGCCTGCTGAAAGAATGTGGGATGGCTCCAACTGCGGCCATTGGGGATTTTTGTATACGCTGGCTTTCTTGTGTCTGACTCTTGGGTCCACTTCCCTCCAACATAGGTGGCAGGATCCTGGTGGCTTGGGAACCACTGTCCCATGGACTATCCTGGACACATCGCCCTGGAAAGTTTGGCCCTGGCTTGCTGCATGTGGTCTCACATGGGCCAGCAGTGTCATTAAATAGCTGGAGAACCTGTCTGAATGAGCCCAGCATGTTTTTCAGAGACAAGAGGAAGAGATGACTCAGTTTCTAAGCGTGGATGTAGGGAATAAGTtggaggcagctctgcaggacAGCACTGAAGGAGACAGGGCCTGGCCATGACAAATCCAAGCTGTGCTGGCAACGGGGAGATAATAAGTGGGGCAAGTAGCTTGCAAAGCGGGACTCAAGAAGTAGCCAAACATCCCACCAGCCCACATAAAACAAGGTTGGATCCATTTTGCATACTGAGTTTCACCATAGTGACAAACACTGATACAGGTATTGGCACAGGACCTGCACAGAGTAGGACGTTAACCTGATCAGAATGCTTTCCCTTGAGTTTGGGCACTTGAGACTGGGTCTGGTGTTGGTACTGGTACCCTGCAGCAGCATGCCCAGCAGCCCAGAGGTCACCAATAGTCTTGTAGGATTTTCAGCTGTAGTATTTTGAGATTTGGTGGGTGGCTTCTTGCTCTCATGTAAACAGAAACTCTTAGCTCCATGCTCTGCTGGTACTTTCCCCGATGGTAGTTCATGCTGCTTCTCCAGCATAAACAGTCCTAGGCTTTTGGGTCCTAGGTCAATGCATGAACTGGAGAAGCACATTAGGGTTTCTGCTTTGTAGCTGTTGTGAGGAAAGCGACACCTAAGCCTTGGCTGAATGCCACAGCCACGTTTGAGGACTTTGCTGGCTTACACCCTCTTGCTCGTGCTGTCCTCAGCATGCCATGGGCAGTAGCCCCCCTTTTCCTAGCAGGCATTCTTGCCCCCACGCCCAGCAAGAGGGGATGACCCATCCCCTCTGCAAGAATGGTGGAGGGGATGGGCCATCCCCCTTCCCCGACTGGCAGGGGACACAGCTGACCCTGCACCCTGGGAGCCAAGCATGTCACCCACTCAGGAGGAGTGGGGATTGCAGGAGACATCTAATTGGGAAAACAGTTTGGGGTCCACATGCCACAGGGACAGTGCTGAGGAGCAATCTCCAGAGGAGCATCAGAGACCCATGCATCTTGGTAGTACTGCTGGGTGGGGAAAGGGGTGTTTCTTGTCTTGTGCTGCCCCTGGACAGTCTGCCAGCCCCTTTCCCAGTGGTCCATGCGCACAGGAAAGGTAGCAAGGCAGCTGTCTGCCAGTGCCTGCTGTCGCCATGGAGGACAGATTCCCAGGAGCTGGACACAGTTGCTGACCGGTGCATTTGTAGCACAGATGAGTTTGGTGGGAAGGCTGTGTCATTCCTACACGAGATGAGGCTGAGTCCCAAAGCCCCAAGACAAACACTGGGCAGGCAGTGCTGCTAGAAGCCCGCTTGCCCAGTGGTCTGGTGACCTCGCCTCCCTGCTTCAGAGCATCCCTCGAAGCTGGGGGATATCCCAATAGTCAACCTGGTTCTCTGGAGATACCATTATATAAGATTGCTTGGTTAATAGCACTTCTCACCCTGCATGCTCACATGTGAGGGGATGTGCCCCACCAGCCGCATAAGGTAGCCCAGGGCAGGCTCAGTTCTGCCTTGGCTTCttggcaagcagcagcagcagcgcaagGCCATAGGAGAGGGGAAGGATGCCATTGCAGGAAGTCCAGAACAGACAGAGCATGGAGAAGCTCTCTGTCTCCACAGCCACTGCGATGTAGGCAACAATGAGCTGTGTGAAGACCGAGGTTGTGCCATGGTAGAAAAGCTTCACACCCTGGGAGGTGGCCCAGGCGCTGAGGAAGGGATGGATGCAGTAGTCTGCCTCCACCATGACAGCCCAGCACAGGAAACCAAAGACCTGCCCGGGCCGGAGACCATGCCACCAGGCAGAGAAGGCAAAGGTGGCTAggagtggctgggctgggcagcgcTGGAAGGCGAGTCTCCTCAGCCAGCGGGACATGCTCTTGTTCCAGGTCCGGGTGAAGACGGCCAGGCGGTGGGTTGTCTCCAGCATCCACAGGTTGCGGAGGGAAAGGTCTCCCTGTCCTGCCTCCGGCCTGAAGCCCAGCACCTGGACGGATGGAGAGGAGGACGAGCACGGAGACAGCGGTAggggtgaggagcagcacagcataGCTGCCCATGGCTATGCCAGCAAGGAGACAGCCCCCAGCGAGGAGGAATATGTACCTAGAAGGGACCAGATGCCCTTTGGCTGCCTTTTGGTAAAAAATGGGGCTTGTAACCCCTGCTGGGGTGTTGATAGTGGGGCTTAGTCTGGGTCCTGCAGCCTCCACAGTGCCCTTTCAGTCTGCCTCTTGACCTCTCGTGGGGCTGAGGGATCACCAGGGCCATCATGGCTGCAAGCAGGAATGGAGGGGGAGTGGACTGGGGCAGATACTGCTGGCCCTGCCTGGCCCCCATCCTAATCTCACCAGAGATTGTGCCTCTTCCCGGCCCTGCTCCCTTTGCCCATGTGCTCTTCCTGGTACACCACTAAACCCAGCTCTCACAACACCAGAGTGTCCGGCCTGGCTGTTTTGTGCTTGATGTCCTTGATCTGGCCCCACTGCAGAGAGGGGAATGGGGACAGCTCACGCCCAAGCCACACAGACATCCCTACCCGAGTCAGCGAGGACTTGCTACCACGCGTCCTGCTGCACCTCTGGCCAGGAGAGCCGCTAGAAAGCATCCACTGGCACAGCTTGCCCTCGGCACGGCAGCAGGGGTGATGACCATGTACTGGGCAGTCAGAGAGTGGCACCCCAAAGCACAGAGGTGATGGAAGAGGGCAGCAAAGGGGAAAGCCGCCGGCTGGTACGGAGCTGCAGCGAGAAGGATGAGCAAGTCTGCACAGTGCATCGAGCACCATGCTTCTTCAACTGCCTCTGATGCCTGGAGACAGGACTGAGCCAAGGGCTGCTCTGGCTCCTCTTTATACGTAGCaggacaacaaaaaaaccagagcTATACGTAGaaggacaacaaaaaaacccagcagagccAAGGAAATAGAGGTATTTGCAGAAAGAGGAGTATGGTTTTTGCATTCATCAGTACTGATTCCTTCAAGCACCTGTCCCAAGGTTTGTGTGTAGGTGGAAAAAATTGGGGTTGGTTATTTGCTCTGCCAGACTCCTAGGCCATTACCACGTGCTTCGAAGGCAGCAAGAGCGAGCTGCAGAGATAAGAGGTTCTTTGAGCTGCCACATGTGCCGTGCTGGGCTGCACCACAGAGCAAAGTCCCCAGATACTCCCAGAGGCTTGGTCCTTTCTCTTTGCTGCCTCTCAGTTCAGTCCTTCACAGAAAGCTGTGGCTTTTCCCTGACTCTGGCCTCACTTGTTACAGGGTAGCGGTGAGGACGTCCCAGTATTTAAACCCCTGGTGACAGAAAGGAGAGGATGGGTTCTGCCACTTCTTGGTGACGAGGGAGGGTAAGCCCCACAGCCTCACCACTCAGACCAAGGTACAGGACCTTTTCATTTACCACAGACAAAGGAATAGCTCTATTCTCTCCAAACAAATTTTCTTCAGGacattaaaggaaaagaaaaaaaaatatggactTACAGAGATAATTGTGATGGTAGAAATGAGGCATCGCCATTAAGATGTTTAAACTATGCATTCATTTAAATATGTGTcgtatgaaaaagaaaaaggtcctCCTTTGAGCCAACCTAAAAAGGTGATTTGAGGAGGGATCTCTGGGCTGATGTGGGACTAGCTGCTCTCATAATAGGCTAGTTGCTATTGC contains:
- the MBOAT4 gene encoding membrane-bound ghrelin O-acyltransferase MBOAT4, with the translated sequence MHCADLLILLAAAPYQPAAFPFAALFHHLCALGCHSLTAQYMVITPAAVPRVLGFRPEAGQGDLSLRNLWMLETTHRLAVFTRTWNKSMSRWLRRLAFQRCPAQPLLATFAFSAWWHGLRPGQVFGFLCWAVMVEADYCIHPFLSAWATSQGVKLFYHGTTSVFTQLIVAYIAVAVETESFSMLCLFWTSCNGILPLSYGLALLLLLAKKPRQN